Proteins encoded by one window of Phytohabitans houttuyneae:
- the nagA gene encoding N-acetylglucosamine-6-phosphate deacetylase, translating to MRVEGRVVTPTGVVDGYVELAGETIVTVGTGAPAADRWIVPGFVDIHTHGGGGHTFTTGDASAAREAAAFHLRHGTTTLLASLVSSPYELMRDATAAFAPLVAEGVLAGIHYEGPYLSQARCGAQNPAFLRDPSVDELSALVELGGGAVRMVTVAPERHGALEAIKLLVSRGVVVAIGHTDATYDQTLAGIEAGATVGTHVFNGMRPPHHREPGPVFALLGAESVVCELIPDGIHLHDGTLAFAAKVTGPDRAALVTDAMAAAGMPDGEYELGGQAVVVADRVARLARDGSIAGSTLTMDAGLRQAVHAGVSMVDAVRMVTTTPARAIGVAGEVGALAPGLRADLVVLDDSLRVSRVMRAGAWLS from the coding sequence ATGAGGGTCGAGGGGCGGGTCGTGACGCCCACCGGCGTCGTCGACGGGTACGTGGAGCTGGCCGGCGAAACGATCGTGACGGTTGGTACCGGCGCGCCGGCCGCCGACCGGTGGATCGTGCCCGGCTTCGTCGACATCCACACGCACGGCGGCGGCGGTCACACGTTCACGACCGGCGACGCGTCCGCCGCGCGTGAGGCGGCCGCCTTCCACCTCCGGCACGGCACGACGACGCTGCTGGCCAGCCTGGTCAGCTCGCCGTACGAGCTGATGCGCGACGCCACCGCCGCCTTCGCCCCGCTGGTGGCCGAGGGCGTGCTCGCCGGCATCCACTACGAAGGGCCGTACCTGTCGCAGGCGCGGTGCGGCGCGCAAAACCCGGCTTTCCTGCGCGACCCGTCGGTGGACGAGCTGTCGGCGCTTGTCGAGCTGGGTGGCGGCGCGGTGCGGATGGTCACCGTCGCCCCCGAGCGGCACGGCGCGCTCGAGGCCATCAAGCTGCTGGTCTCGCGGGGCGTGGTGGTCGCGATCGGGCACACCGACGCCACGTACGACCAGACGCTCGCCGGGATCGAGGCCGGGGCCACCGTCGGTACCCACGTCTTCAACGGCATGCGCCCGCCGCACCACCGCGAGCCCGGCCCGGTCTTCGCGCTGCTCGGCGCCGAGTCGGTGGTCTGCGAGCTGATCCCCGACGGCATCCACCTGCACGACGGCACACTCGCGTTCGCCGCGAAGGTCACCGGACCCGACCGCGCCGCCCTGGTGACCGACGCGATGGCGGCGGCCGGCATGCCCGACGGCGAATACGAGCTTGGCGGCCAGGCGGTGGTCGTGGCCGACCGGGTCGCGCGGCTGGCCCGGGACGGCTCGATCGCCGGCAGCACGCTGACGATGGACGCGGGACTGCGCCAGGCGGTACACGCGGGAGTGTCCATGGTGGACGCGGTCCGCATGGTGACGACGACGCCGGCGCGCGCGATCGGGGTCGCCGGCGAGGTGGGCGCCCTCGCGCCCGGCCTCCGCGCCGACCTCGTCGTGCTCGACGACTCCTTGCGCGTGTCGCGCGTGATGCGCGCGGGAGCCTGGCTCAGCTGA
- a CDS encoding helix-turn-helix domain-containing protein, which yields MTPRLSGDPTIGERIRARRLVRGWSIRYAASRAGVSHATWSRIERGLQAADNRFMLAEIAGALECSPTELAGTPVPAADRAAVAAHAEVHGIRQALVDIDLGEPPSSPPPPIGDLARAVALADTLRQACDYAGANRLTPALLRDLHAASAGPERGRALRLMVEATFIASSVLRNLGHPAEAWLGAERCRDAADVTEDPVLQAYAAYARASAATACGSYRRGLALAGRAVDDLQPHVGRPGGAAMLGSLQLICAYASRGEKRLDDSRAWSAEAAQLASRTGETTALNLFFGPTNVGIWGIGIEVDGGDPGRAAEIARNTNPAAIPAGFRQVFYYADTARALARLRGRDREAVRFLLTAERLAPQHVHTSAMAQETTRALLERSRRMAGGTELRGLCERMSVS from the coding sequence CGCCTGGTGCGGGGTTGGAGCATCCGGTACGCGGCCAGCCGGGCAGGTGTCTCGCACGCCACCTGGAGCAGGATCGAACGGGGGCTCCAGGCGGCGGACAACCGGTTCATGCTCGCGGAGATCGCCGGGGCGCTCGAGTGCTCACCGACCGAGCTGGCCGGTACCCCGGTGCCGGCGGCCGACCGGGCGGCGGTGGCCGCGCACGCCGAGGTGCACGGCATCCGCCAGGCGCTGGTCGACATCGACCTCGGGGAGCCGCCGAGCAGCCCGCCGCCGCCGATCGGTGACCTGGCCCGCGCCGTCGCCCTCGCCGACACGCTGCGGCAGGCCTGCGACTACGCCGGGGCAAACCGCCTCACGCCGGCGCTCCTGCGCGACCTGCACGCCGCGTCCGCCGGCCCGGAGCGCGGCCGCGCGTTGCGGCTGATGGTGGAGGCCACGTTCATCGCCTCCTCCGTGCTCCGCAACCTCGGGCATCCCGCCGAGGCATGGCTGGGTGCGGAGCGGTGCCGGGACGCGGCCGACGTCACGGAAGACCCGGTGCTGCAGGCTTACGCGGCCTACGCGCGGGCGAGCGCGGCGACGGCCTGCGGCTCGTACCGGCGAGGGCTGGCACTGGCCGGCCGGGCGGTCGACGACCTCCAGCCGCACGTGGGGCGGCCGGGTGGCGCCGCGATGCTGGGGTCGCTGCAGCTGATCTGCGCGTACGCCAGCCGCGGCGAGAAGCGGCTCGACGACAGCCGCGCCTGGTCGGCGGAGGCGGCACAGCTCGCCAGCCGCACCGGCGAGACCACCGCGCTGAACCTCTTCTTCGGTCCCACCAACGTCGGCATCTGGGGCATCGGCATCGAGGTGGACGGCGGCGATCCGGGCCGCGCGGCGGAGATCGCGCGGAACACCAACCCGGCGGCGATCCCGGCCGGCTTCCGCCAGGTGTTCTACTACGCCGACACGGCCCGGGCGCTGGCCCGGCTGCGGGGACGGGACCGGGAGGCGGTGCGCTTCCTGCTGACCGCCGAGCGCCTCGCACCGCAGCACGTGCACACTTCGGCGATGGCCCAGGAGACCACGCGGGCGCTGCTGGAACGCTCGCGGCGGATGGCCGGCGGCACCGAGCTGCGCGGCCTGTGCGAGCGCATGAGCGTCAGCTGA